Proteins from one Geomonas agri genomic window:
- a CDS encoding LysR family transcriptional regulator, producing the protein MDIEYLRTIIAVLREKSFSKAAVSLNVTQSAVSHRVRFLEDSFGCRLIDRSGAELIPTDMGLRFLKKAERIVQLEEDLIQDVAHPGADLKLSIGSTVAFAVSHMSKIMNTFLLSNSDGANFKILVQHPKALLDGLKGGLFDITVIEHNGNLDFRGLKTFELPDDEMIFIINAKPDLARYNSPLSWLLDNRIITRVEGCSCRDMLSENLRKCSLQLNDFRGVIVCDDLKFMIESVLAGQGVAFVSKALVKAHLEKGLLHEYCIEGFNHLRKMTVAIKQEKINDEKIRSLLGTIVDMVNVTALLPLLWLPLLQEYEHLAPFAV; encoded by the coding sequence ATGGACATCGAGTATCTAAGGACAATCATCGCCGTGTTACGGGAGAAGAGCTTTTCGAAAGCAGCAGTCTCCCTTAACGTCACCCAATCGGCGGTTTCCCATCGGGTCAGGTTCCTGGAAGACAGTTTTGGTTGCCGCCTGATCGACCGCTCGGGGGCGGAGTTGATCCCGACAGATATGGGGTTGCGCTTTTTGAAAAAAGCAGAGCGGATCGTTCAGCTTGAAGAAGATCTGATCCAGGATGTTGCCCATCCGGGAGCGGATCTAAAGCTGTCAATTGGCTCGACTGTGGCATTTGCTGTGAGCCACATGTCGAAAATCATGAACACCTTTCTGCTGTCCAATTCGGATGGGGCAAATTTCAAAATCCTCGTTCAGCATCCGAAAGCGTTGCTTGATGGTTTGAAAGGGGGCTTATTCGATATCACGGTCATCGAGCATAATGGCAACCTTGACTTTCGCGGGTTGAAAACCTTTGAACTTCCTGATGACGAGATGATTTTCATCATTAACGCGAAGCCCGACCTTGCACGGTATAACTCCCCTCTATCCTGGCTGCTGGACAATCGGATCATCACGCGTGTCGAAGGGTGTAGCTGCCGCGACATGCTTTCGGAAAACCTGCGGAAATGCTCGCTGCAATTAAATGATTTCAGGGGGGTCATTGTCTGCGATGATTTGAAGTTTATGATCGAATCGGTGCTGGCAGGCCAGGGCGTCGCCTTTGTTTCTAAAGCACTGGTTAAGGCGCATCTGGAAAAGGGGCTCCTGCATGAGTACTGCATAGAGGGATTCAACCATCTTCGAAAAATGACGGTTGCTATCAAGCAGGAGAAGATCAACGATGAGAAAATCAGGTCACTGCTTGGCACCATCGTCGACATGGTGAACGTTACGGCATTATTGCCGCTCCTTTGGCTCCCACTACTACAGGAGTATGAGCACCTGGCTCCCTTCGCTGTGTAA
- a CDS encoding HNH endonuclease → MNISADQLQKAMEDFDQNMRNHAEWSAWTENRSYKFAIMYNGRIYPVKQILAMATGHPKNSFSGGAEANTVVKACGLKIISLRASSWSIKSDSDAIKGLDKSAFTQGTGIPIEIRPFFLEHELQAGERYPVKLICNGGRFDAFIAMENSQTGRTRLFWHKDFINELAARFPVHYDCIQENELVDGLPTAQMRLTRLEGFNSYIVTFQEVEPTNIEWSEEELEAAVRGYLLMREQEVAGSTYNKAEINRTLREGKLSKRSKASIEYRMQNISSVLRDIDEPIISGYLPAQNVGAKTKTKIQSILDRLEGCKKEDYELTNDQEVLDTRVKRLLKRKMNAVPPGQQSPTQSTITTLSYFRDPSVKTWVLQASRGHCEACTKPAPFANKDGLPYLEVHHVITLAEGGPDTVNNAVALCPNCHRRCHLSNDGEAYTAHLYTSVQRLQKNQ, encoded by the coding sequence ATGAACATCTCTGCCGATCAACTGCAGAAAGCAATGGAGGACTTTGACCAAAACATGAGGAACCATGCAGAGTGGTCTGCGTGGACGGAGAACAGAAGTTATAAGTTTGCGATCATGTACAACGGCCGGATCTACCCAGTTAAACAAATTTTGGCAATGGCGACTGGCCACCCCAAAAATTCTTTCTCAGGGGGAGCAGAGGCGAACACAGTTGTTAAGGCGTGCGGATTGAAAATCATCTCCCTAAGAGCATCCTCCTGGTCCATTAAATCCGACTCCGATGCTATCAAGGGTCTCGATAAATCGGCTTTCACACAAGGGACAGGTATCCCAATCGAAATTCGTCCTTTCTTCCTGGAACATGAACTCCAAGCGGGCGAACGCTATCCAGTGAAGCTAATCTGTAATGGAGGCCGCTTTGACGCTTTCATTGCCATGGAAAATAGCCAAACCGGCAGGACTCGCCTGTTCTGGCATAAAGACTTCATCAATGAACTCGCCGCTCGCTTTCCAGTGCATTATGATTGCATACAAGAAAATGAACTTGTAGATGGACTCCCGACCGCCCAAATGCGACTAACGAGGCTGGAAGGTTTTAATAGCTACATAGTGACATTTCAAGAAGTGGAGCCTACAAATATTGAGTGGTCCGAGGAAGAGTTAGAAGCCGCAGTAAGAGGATATCTGTTGATGCGCGAGCAGGAGGTTGCTGGAAGTACCTATAATAAAGCAGAAATCAACAGAACCCTCCGTGAGGGCAAGCTCTCGAAAAGAAGCAAAGCATCTATCGAATATAGGATGCAAAATATTTCGTCTGTTCTCAGAGATATTGACGAGCCAATTATTTCTGGATATTTGCCTGCCCAAAATGTCGGGGCCAAAACAAAAACGAAGATTCAGTCGATACTGGACCGACTTGAAGGATGTAAGAAAGAAGATTATGAGCTTACGAATGACCAAGAAGTCTTGGATACAAGAGTAAAGCGGCTTCTTAAAAGGAAAATGAACGCAGTACCACCAGGTCAACAGTCGCCAACGCAATCAACAATAACTACTCTTTCTTATTTCCGCGATCCTTCAGTCAAGACGTGGGTTTTGCAAGCATCAAGAGGTCATTGTGAAGCGTGCACCAAACCTGCCCCGTTTGCAAACAAAGATGGGCTACCTTATCTCGAAGTGCATCACGTTATTACTCTTGCTGAAGGTGGCCCCGATACAGTGAACAACGCTGTCGCCCTATGCCCAAATTGTCATCGGAGATGCCACTTGTCGAACGATGGAGAGGCCTACACCGCTCATCTTTATACTTCTGTACAAAGGTTGCAAAAAAACCAATAG
- a CDS encoding nuclease-related domain-containing protein encodes MIIKTSDNREADIQELQRLLTCEISAKQRFFIEREIKSIASGLRGEESSTYYIDFRYRDNPNWAIIHDLRLELNGFVAQIDHLLINRCLDVYVLESKNYYYGIKITTEGEFLTWNGRSFVGIESPIEQNKRHISLLEKVVAQNGLLPTRLGLAMPAAFHNYVLVAPTSRIDRPAAAQFDSSPVIKADALVEAIGKRVDAMGVINTFASAAKIVSSETLQSFASSLAHLHRPSKMNFAKKFGVSAQNLTSAANEQTPSAETADGIKKACCETCGIEVESKVVYFCRMNNKKFGGKTLCQACQRIPIQAEEPGIIELVEAAETDEINSASCDKCGTPVDRKVAFFCRVNGKRFGGKVLCRTCQSA; translated from the coding sequence ATGATTATCAAAACATCCGATAATAGGGAAGCCGACATTCAGGAGCTACAACGGCTCCTTACTTGCGAGATTTCGGCTAAACAGCGTTTTTTTATAGAGCGTGAGATCAAGTCGATCGCTTCAGGTCTTCGCGGTGAGGAAAGCTCCACCTATTACATCGATTTCCGTTACCGCGATAACCCGAACTGGGCGATTATTCACGACCTGAGGTTGGAACTCAATGGGTTCGTGGCCCAGATTGACCACCTGCTTATCAACCGATGTCTCGATGTGTATGTCCTGGAGTCAAAGAACTATTACTACGGCATTAAAATCACAACAGAGGGAGAATTCCTCACCTGGAATGGAAGGTCCTTCGTCGGCATCGAATCCCCTATCGAACAGAACAAGCGACACATCAGTCTGCTGGAAAAAGTCGTAGCTCAAAATGGACTTCTACCGACCAGGCTGGGGCTCGCCATGCCTGCTGCGTTTCACAATTACGTGCTCGTTGCACCGACTTCCCGGATTGATCGACCTGCTGCCGCACAGTTCGACTCCAGTCCCGTCATAAAAGCCGATGCACTTGTGGAAGCCATAGGGAAGCGTGTTGACGCAATGGGAGTTATAAATACATTCGCGTCGGCAGCAAAGATAGTCTCTTCGGAGACCCTGCAGTCCTTCGCCTCATCCCTGGCTCATCTCCATCGGCCATCCAAAATGAACTTCGCCAAGAAGTTCGGCGTGTCCGCCCAAAACTTGACATCGGCTGCAAACGAGCAAACCCCCTCGGCCGAAACCGCTGACGGTATAAAGAAAGCATGCTGTGAGACTTGCGGAATCGAAGTCGAAAGCAAAGTCGTATACTTCTGCAGAATGAATAACAAGAAGTTTGGCGGGAAAACCCTTTGTCAGGCCTGTCAGCGAATACCTATTCAAGCAGAGGAACCAGGAATAATCGAATTAGTGGAAGCAGCCGAAACCGATGAGATCAACTCTGCAAGCTGTGATAAATGCGGAACACCAGTGGACAGAAAAGTGGCCTTCTTCTGCCGCGTGAATGGTAAACGCTTTGGTGGGAAAGTTCTCTGCAGGACATGCCAAAGTGCTTAA
- a CDS encoding HNH endonuclease, which produces MPADYIKQFTTLNRAPGPVWNESTKRRAPHKPLLLLAVMDLIQRGVITAPFIDASGDLVELNELFCLYWRRIIPLGQTSSIAFPFSRLDREPFWHLIPKPGKQLTPAVINNTSTVTYLRKHILGATLDDELFLLMKSETGAEALREVLFQSCFSDMAQLLLREQSVINREASEYSRILEEQSHLPLVKALVEAQNYRPAARAQAFRRMVVKAYDHRCALCGVRIITPEQHTAVDAAHIVPWSKTQNDDIRNGMALCKLCHWAFDEGMMSVSKDYNVLTSRQIIADPNVPGFLLTLNGRAIIPPQDHDLWPAQEYLSEHRKDWRL; this is translated from the coding sequence ATGCCAGCCGACTACATCAAGCAGTTCACCACCCTCAACCGGGCTCCCGGCCCCGTCTGGAATGAGTCGACCAAGCGCAGAGCGCCCCACAAACCGCTCCTGCTGCTGGCGGTGATGGACCTCATCCAACGTGGCGTCATCACCGCCCCTTTCATCGACGCCTCCGGTGATCTGGTGGAACTTAACGAACTGTTCTGCCTCTACTGGCGCCGCATCATCCCCCTCGGTCAAACCAGCAGCATCGCCTTCCCCTTCTCACGCTTGGACCGTGAGCCCTTCTGGCACCTAATACCCAAGCCGGGAAAGCAACTAACTCCAGCCGTCATCAACAACACCTCGACCGTGACCTATCTGCGCAAGCACATCTTAGGGGCGACACTGGATGATGAACTCTTCCTGCTTATGAAGAGCGAAACCGGCGCGGAAGCCTTGAGAGAGGTACTGTTCCAATCATGCTTTTCTGACATGGCTCAGTTGCTACTGCGCGAGCAGTCGGTCATCAACAGGGAAGCATCCGAGTACAGCCGCATCCTTGAGGAACAGTCGCACCTGCCTCTTGTGAAGGCACTCGTTGAGGCACAAAATTATCGTCCCGCCGCCCGTGCTCAAGCCTTTAGGAGGATGGTAGTCAAGGCCTACGACCACAGGTGCGCCTTGTGTGGTGTACGCATCATCACCCCCGAGCAACACACCGCAGTCGACGCCGCCCACATCGTCCCGTGGAGCAAAACCCAAAACGACGACATCCGTAACGGCATGGCACTTTGCAAGCTCTGCCACTGGGCCTTTGACGAAGGGATGATGAGCGTGTCAAAGGACTACAACGTCCTCACCTCCCGACAGATCATCGCAGATCCCAACGTCCCAGGATTTCTACTCACCCTCAACGGCCGCGCCATCATCCCGCCGCAGGACCATGACCTTTGGCCAGCCCAGGAATATCTGTCGGAGCACAGGAAGGATTGGCGGCTGTAA
- a CDS encoding TIGR02594 family protein gives MNSGNQQSALQHTPWMGIARKEIGQKEVAGHRDNPRILSYHATTTLKATDDETPWCSSFVNWCLKQAGVKGTDSAAATSWVE, from the coding sequence ATGAACAGCGGCAACCAGCAATCTGCATTGCAGCACACCCCATGGATGGGTATCGCCCGAAAAGAGATCGGGCAGAAGGAAGTTGCCGGCCACCGGGACAACCCGAGGATTCTTTCCTACCACGCTACTACTACCCTGAAGGCCACCGACGATGAGACGCCCTGGTGTTCCTCGTTCGTCAACTGGTGCCTCAAGCAAGCAGGCGTGAAAGGTACGGACTCTGCCGCTGCGACAAGCTGGGTCGAGTAA
- a CDS encoding acetate uptake transporter, with protein MSNVKLGNPAVVGLAGFGMTTFVLQCHNLGWCGIAPVLWLGLCFGGTAQMIAGLMEFKTGNNFGFCAFTGYGAFWISLCLMIIFGKNADLVKAYPTLAFNANDLGFYLVAWTVFTFILFIASMKHHATLAFIFLTLLLGFIGLDVKEFTGSALAGTFAAYDLLVCAFSALYLMTVAVYAESGINLPVGEPWLKESSAAEGVLAAEKVKA; from the coding sequence ATGAGTAATGTGAAACTGGGGAATCCTGCGGTAGTCGGTCTTGCTGGCTTCGGTATGACGACATTCGTGCTGCAATGCCACAACCTGGGCTGGTGCGGTATCGCCCCCGTGCTCTGGCTCGGTCTCTGCTTTGGCGGGACGGCACAAATGATCGCCGGCCTGATGGAATTCAAGACCGGTAACAACTTCGGCTTCTGCGCCTTCACTGGCTACGGTGCCTTCTGGATCTCGCTCTGCCTCATGATCATCTTCGGCAAGAACGCGGACCTGGTGAAAGCCTACCCGACGCTCGCATTCAACGCCAATGACCTCGGCTTCTACCTGGTGGCCTGGACCGTATTCACCTTCATCCTCTTCATCGCCTCCATGAAGCACCACGCGACGCTGGCCTTCATCTTCCTCACCCTGCTGCTGGGCTTCATCGGGCTGGACGTGAAAGAGTTCACCGGCAGCGCGCTCGCCGGCACCTTCGCCGCTTACGACCTGCTGGTCTGTGCTTTCTCCGCGCTCTACCTGATGACCGTTGCGGTCTACGCCGAGTCCGGCATCAACCTGCCGGTGGGCGAGCCGTGGCTGAAAGAAAGCTCGGCTGCTGAAGGGGTGCTTGCGGCTGAGAAGGTTAAGGCTTAA
- a CDS encoding MFS transporter, with product MGKLSDNIRKLYLFSFLQMMLFPMAIITLFWKDHAGLSLTQILLIQSIFSVATLALDYPAGYVSDRLGYRCALNTASLLGIIGWGIYIWADSFASVLLAEITLGMSLSFISGSDSALLFETLRAQGEEQSYARHQGRMHGFAQAGEATGAVLAGVIYAFQPRLPFILQIAVWGAGLLVTRQLVETPKAHAPLRSHLAEALATARYAFAENRHLRYTILLNTVLGVASFYPVWLIQPYMQHAGVPVAWFGPVWAGANLTVALCALASHRMHARLGDRGMVLLFLLLVVVGYLGLGLAGGIWGFLFYYLLTCMRGLRGPMMLAHTQRESASANRAATLSLQSVSFRLLFVVTGPLVGRLADQGGVGQSFYLLFYGFLATLPLLAFLFLRHAPREVS from the coding sequence ATGGGAAAGCTCTCCGACAACATCCGCAAGCTGTACCTCTTCTCCTTCCTGCAGATGATGCTGTTCCCCATGGCGATCATCACGCTCTTCTGGAAGGACCACGCCGGGCTGTCGCTCACCCAGATCCTGCTCATACAGAGCATCTTCTCGGTGGCAACCCTCGCGCTCGACTACCCGGCGGGGTACGTGAGCGACCGGCTCGGGTATCGCTGCGCCCTCAACACCGCATCCCTCCTCGGCATCATCGGCTGGGGCATCTACATCTGGGCCGACTCGTTCGCTTCGGTGCTGCTGGCAGAGATCACCCTTGGGATGTCGCTTTCCTTCATCAGCGGCTCGGACAGTGCACTTCTCTTCGAGACCCTGCGGGCACAGGGGGAGGAGCAATCGTACGCGCGCCACCAGGGGCGCATGCACGGTTTTGCCCAGGCGGGCGAGGCAACCGGTGCGGTCCTGGCCGGCGTCATTTACGCTTTTCAGCCGAGACTTCCCTTCATCCTCCAGATCGCGGTCTGGGGTGCCGGCCTCCTGGTCACCAGGCAGTTGGTGGAGACCCCCAAGGCCCATGCGCCGCTTCGCTCCCACCTGGCGGAGGCGCTCGCCACCGCGCGCTACGCTTTTGCAGAAAACCGGCACCTGCGCTACACCATCCTGCTCAATACGGTGCTCGGGGTGGCGTCGTTCTACCCGGTCTGGCTGATCCAGCCCTACATGCAGCACGCGGGCGTGCCGGTGGCGTGGTTCGGGCCGGTCTGGGCCGGCGCCAACCTCACCGTCGCCCTGTGCGCCCTCGCCAGTCATCGCATGCATGCACGCCTGGGGGACCGGGGCATGGTCCTGCTCTTTTTGCTGCTGGTGGTGGTTGGCTACCTGGGGCTCGGGCTCGCCGGCGGGATCTGGGGCTTTTTGTTCTACTACCTCCTGACCTGCATGCGCGGGCTGCGTGGGCCCATGATGCTCGCCCATACCCAGCGGGAATCTGCCAGCGCCAACCGCGCCGCCACACTGTCGCTGCAGTCGGTGTCGTTCCGGCTCCTGTTCGTGGTCACGGGGCCGCTGGTGGGGAGGCTTGCGGACCAGGGAGGGGTGGGGCAGAG